The genomic interval CCGGCGACAACCAATGCCATTTGCCAGCCCAGAAATATCCACAGGGCTACCAGCCCATACCAGTTGAACCAGGGCGTCGCAATTAAAAAGGCGCAGGCAGGCCCGGGTCGACTACCTCCACGCCAAAGTGCCAGCGCGGTAGGAATCGCAGTGCAACAACACAAGGGGGTAAAAAATCCAACCGTAGCGCCGATCGCGTTGGCGCGCCACAAAGAGTATCCCGATAAATACCTGGCCACCACCGTAGGTCTTGCCACAGCCTGCAAAAAACCTGCAAACAAGAATCCAAAAACCGCGACTTCTCCGAACTCTTTGGAATAATCGAGTACTGTACCCAACCAATCCATGCAGCCCCCTATCCTGCTTTCTGCTGCGCAATCCGGGCTTCTAGGAAGGCGTTTGTCATGCTGAGAAGTTGTTTTACTTTCTGAGGATCGGTGCGGTAGTAGACCATCTTTCCATCATTACGCATACGCAACCAGTCCCGGTCGTGTAATGCACGTAATTGATGAGAAGCTGCACTGATACTGAGGTTGAGCGCGTGCGCAATGTCACAGACGCAAAGCTCTTCGGACGCCAAAGCAAGCAGGATGCGCAGACGCGTTCGATTTCCCAGCACATCAAATATGCGCACAACCGCTTTGATATCGGATTCATCTTGTTCCAGACGCATGCGCGCGGCAGCGACTTTGCCGGGTTCAAAGCAGTTGACGAGACAACGCGGATCAGTATCTTCTATTCTCATTTGAACAAATATAGTAATGATCGGGTCACCTGTCAACAGGAGCGCACGCGCAGTTTCTCCCTTACTTACCGGCCGTCCGCGGGCCGCTTTGACGACTACCGATGATTCACGAACAAA from Acidithiobacillus caldus ATCC 51756 carries:
- a CDS encoding ArsR/SmtB family transcription factor → MTGDPIITIFVQMRIEDTDPRCLVNCFEPGKVAAARMRLEQDESDIKAVVRIFDVLGNRTRLRILLALASEELCVCDIAHALNLSISAASHQLRALHDRDWLRMRNDGKMVYYRTDPQKVKQLLSMTNAFLEARIAQQKAG